One genomic window of Nerophis lumbriciformis linkage group LG29, RoL_Nlum_v2.1, whole genome shotgun sequence includes the following:
- the LOC133572370 gene encoding galactose-specific lectin nattectin-like, translated as MLSASLLHRLILRHQSAKMAFSPRLLLLLTAVSGLLAGSWSSAIKKADDCCPKDWTQLDKRCFIFQNYEVDFNQAEIVCKIIGGNLVSIHSNLENEVVRQLIFEATGENSLTWIGFTDAVEEDSFLWTDGSDVDFTDWANNRPNNNGEQDCAIINFRGDDEWNDIDCTLLRPFFCAMDLKLHR; from the exons ATGCTCTCTGCCTCTTTGCTGCATCGTCTCATCCTCAGACATCAATCAGCAAAG ATGGCTTTTTCTCCTCGGTTGTTGTTGCTTCTGACTGCCGTCAGCGGACTTCTGGCAGGAAGT TGGTCTTCTGCCATCAAGAAAG CAGATGATTGCTGCCCTAAGGACTGGACTCAGTTGGACAAGCGTTGTTTCATCTTCCAAAACTATGAGGTTGACTTTAATCAAGCAGAG ATCGTCTGCAAAATTATCGGCGGGAACCTGGTGTCCATTCACAGCAATCTGGAGAACGAAGTTGTTCGACAATTGATTTTTGAAGCGACTGGCGAAAACAGTCTCACCTGGATCGGATTCACTGACGCAGTAGAG GAGGATTCCTTTCTTTGGACCGATGGCTCAGATGTAGATTTTACCGACTGGGCAAACAACCGTCCTAACAACAATGGAGAACAGGACTGTGCAATAATCAACTTCAGAGGAG ATGATGAGTGGAACGATATCGATTGCACGCTGTTAAGACCTTTTTTCTGTGCCATGGATCTGAAACTTCACCGTTAA